Proteins from a genomic interval of Paenibacillus sp. RC334:
- a CDS encoding ATP-binding protein has protein sequence MTKLMNVMQAKHITLFKYITIMLFIFAALVGMRWAWSVVFPVSDHQPRAVGGVLDLRGIDLENSPVLYLNGEWEFYPENFVSGDEFLEKEPEASHVTVPGDWGSALQQHSNNSYGYGTYRLRILIDSLQTPVSFWFKKIQAASEIEINGKNFAIMGKLADAANEYTPKSISFTSTYDTEGVTEIELVIRAANFDNPYNGGIVTPIRFGTAATIDFVRWYSIGFQLFIFLILLLHCLYACILYLFSSKERTLLIAALLTISVGITILVSHDNILLLWLPINYTWAIKIRLISLLWQNVFLLLLFKSFNAAPLREKWFQTYIAANVALTGIFLVSPANIAYTIVHFNVFHTINFISFVWFIYIVGTMILQKNKDNDVIFLLFSATNILSNLLWSIAESARDVTTVYYPIDIIFAITGFSAYWFKKYFRNSIENMELNKQLQKADKIKDQFLANTSHELRTPLHGIMNIAYNVVTKEKTRLAKSSLEDMQLLITISRRMSQLLGDLLDVVRLQERRIVLQREPLSIQSIAPGVVAMLQFMKESKPIELHMEIPESLPLVLADEKRLVQILYNLLHNALKYTEEGSISVSAEIRDRQAVIHIADTGPGMDEATQSRIFLPYEQGSDGISGEQGIGLGLSICKQLVELHNGDLTVRSKLGKGSVFSFNLPLADAADFEPNQVPIAQAQTKGIIDEVPAGFLFPHSIGEMEAAAALPPLLKEDKAYIIAVDDNPVNLNVLVSILSTEPYNITTARSGREAIELLGTRQWDLLIADVMMPQMSGYELTQKVREQFSMSELPVLLLTARSQQADIYTGFSAGASDYVTKPVDALELKYRIRALIALKQSIKERLRVEAAYLQAQIQPHFLFNTLNSLMALSDIDTESMRKLGEAFSSFLRISFDYLNTGELVELAHELALVEAYLYIEKTRFGDRLSIKWEVETGMRLLLPPLSIQPLVENAVKHGLLSRNAGGTIQLSITRREGFTLIEVKDNGKGMEQEKVNQLQNAAQSEKAGIGIPNTNRRLQQLYGQGLSIVSRVNEGTTVSFVIPDR, from the coding sequence ATGACAAAATTGATGAACGTCATGCAGGCAAAGCATATAACACTTTTTAAATATATAACAATCATGCTGTTTATTTTTGCTGCATTAGTCGGCATGAGATGGGCGTGGTCTGTCGTTTTTCCCGTATCCGACCACCAGCCCCGTGCTGTTGGCGGCGTGCTTGACCTGCGCGGTATTGATCTGGAAAATTCCCCTGTGCTCTATTTGAATGGAGAATGGGAGTTTTATCCTGAAAATTTTGTTTCGGGAGACGAGTTTCTGGAGAAGGAACCCGAAGCAAGCCATGTTACCGTACCAGGTGACTGGGGGAGCGCGCTTCAGCAGCATTCAAACAACTCGTACGGGTATGGAACGTATCGTCTTCGCATTTTGATTGATTCGCTTCAGACTCCTGTTTCATTCTGGTTTAAAAAAATTCAGGCGGCATCGGAAATTGAAATTAACGGAAAAAATTTTGCCATTATGGGCAAGCTAGCCGACGCTGCAAATGAATATACACCCAAAAGCATCTCTTTTACCTCTACTTATGACACAGAAGGAGTGACCGAGATTGAACTGGTCATTCGTGCGGCCAATTTCGACAACCCCTATAATGGCGGCATTGTAACTCCGATTCGCTTTGGCACTGCGGCCACTATTGATTTTGTGCGCTGGTACTCGATTGGATTTCAGCTGTTCATTTTTCTTATTCTGCTGCTTCATTGCCTGTATGCTTGCATTCTCTATCTATTCAGCTCAAAAGAGAGGACCTTGTTGATCGCAGCGCTGTTAACGATATCCGTTGGCATTACGATTCTAGTAAGTCACGATAATATACTCTTGTTATGGCTGCCGATTAACTATACATGGGCAATCAAAATTAGACTGATCTCTCTGCTGTGGCAAAATGTGTTTCTGCTTCTGCTATTCAAAAGTTTCAACGCGGCCCCGCTGCGAGAAAAATGGTTCCAAACCTACATTGCAGCGAATGTTGCTCTTACCGGCATTTTCCTGGTCTCACCAGCCAATATTGCTTATACAATCGTCCATTTCAATGTATTTCATACGATTAATTTCATATCATTCGTCTGGTTTATATACATAGTAGGAACGATGATTTTGCAAAAAAATAAAGATAATGACGTCATTTTCTTGCTGTTCTCCGCAACAAACATCTTATCCAACTTACTGTGGAGTATTGCTGAGAGCGCAAGAGATGTTACGACTGTCTACTATCCCATCGACATTATTTTTGCTATTACCGGCTTTTCGGCCTATTGGTTTAAAAAGTATTTTCGAAATTCGATAGAAAACATGGAATTGAACAAGCAACTACAAAAAGCGGATAAAATTAAGGACCAGTTTTTGGCTAATACGTCCCATGAGCTCCGCACGCCGCTGCACGGTATTATGAACATCGCTTATAACGTTGTCACCAAAGAGAAGACCAGGCTTGCGAAAAGCAGCCTTGAGGATATGCAGCTGCTCATTACGATCAGCAGACGGATGTCACAGCTGCTTGGCGATCTTCTCGATGTCGTTCGGCTTCAGGAACGGCGCATTGTTTTGCAGCGGGAGCCCCTCAGCATTCAGTCCATCGCTCCTGGCGTTGTCGCAATGCTGCAATTTATGAAGGAAAGCAAGCCAATCGAACTGCATATGGAGATACCGGAATCGCTGCCTTTGGTATTGGCGGATGAGAAAAGGCTCGTTCAAATTTTGTATAACCTGCTGCATAATGCGCTTAAATATACCGAGGAGGGAAGCATCTCCGTCTCAGCCGAAATTCGGGACAGGCAGGCTGTTATTCATATTGCCGATACGGGGCCCGGCATGGATGAGGCGACCCAGTCGCGTATTTTTCTCCCTTATGAGCAAGGCTCTGATGGAATAAGCGGTGAGCAGGGCATCGGACTGGGCTTAAGCATTTGCAAGCAGCTTGTCGAGCTGCATAATGGCGACTTGACGGTTCGCTCCAAATTGGGAAAGGGCTCCGTTTTCAGCTTTAATCTGCCTTTAGCAGACGCAGCAGATTTTGAACCCAATCAGGTCCCTATTGCTCAGGCACAAACGAAGGGAATAATAGATGAGGTGCCTGCCGGCTTTCTTTTTCCGCACTCCATTGGGGAAATGGAAGCTGCCGCCGCACTGCCGCCGCTGTTAAAGGAGGACAAAGCCTATATAATTGCCGTTGATGATAATCCGGTCAACCTAAATGTTCTTGTCAGTATCCTTTCCACGGAGCCTTATAACATTACTACCGCTCGTTCCGGACGGGAGGCGATAGAATTGCTGGGGACCAGGCAGTGGGATCTGCTCATAGCCGATGTTATGATGCCGCAAATGTCCGGCTATGAATTAACACAGAAGGTTAGAGAGCAGTTTTCCATGTCAGAGCTTCCTGTGCTGCTCCTTACCGCACGCAGCCAGCAAGCGGACATTTACACCGGATTTTCAGCAGGGGCAAGCGACTATGTGACGAAGCCCGTAGACGCTTTGGAGTTAAAATATCGGATCAGGGCATTGATAGCCCTAAAGCAATCCATTAAAGAGCGTCTACGTGTGGAGGCTGCCTATTTGCAAGCGCAAATCCAGCCCCACTTCCTATTCAACACCCTTAATTCGTTAATGGCGTTAAGCGATATCGATACGGAAAGCATGCGCAAGCTGGGTGAGGCCTTCTCGTCCTTTTTACGAATTAGTTTTGATTATCTCAATACGGGGGAGTTAGTAGAGCTGGCTCATGAACTCGCGCTCGTTGAAGCCTATCTATACATCGAAAAAACGCGGTTCGGGGATCGGCTGTCGATTAAATGGGAGGTGGAGACGGGCATGCGGCTGCTGCTTCCTCCGCTCTCAATTCAGCCGCTGGTCGAGAACGCCGTCAAACACGGTCTTCTCAGCCGAAACGCAGGCGGTACGATCCAGCTGTCCATTACTCGCCGGGAGGGCTTCACCCTTATTGAAGTTAAAGATAACGGCAAGGGAATGGAGCAGGAAAAGGTCAATCAATTGCAAAATGCGGCTCAGAGTGAAAAAGCAGGCATTGGCATCCCTAATACGAATCGGCGATTGCAGCAGCTGTACGGTCAAGGCTTGTCGATCGTGAGCCGTGTTAATGAAGGAACAACCGTGTCGTTTGTTATTCCGGATAGATAG
- a CDS encoding Gfo/Idh/MocA family oxidoreductase, translated as MSTSISPTKPIHMGVIGLGLIAEYHIRSLQTISGVSIVAISDVNPNRLQLLGKQLQLPASKQYPHYEALIRDPEVDAILSLTPNDVHFDIIRIALEEHKAVLAEKPLTLTWKEADQLKKLYTANPVPFLVHYKHRYGAAFQYAKQLLDEHKLGNIYNIQFRYLMDAFSPYRQHPYTWRHNLAKAGSGVVGDTASHIIDLARFLVGEFKSVAALLHTITPERPDPVTGLPVKVDVEDFAAFHGIIGDNTVGTFITHKNAIGKRHDIEVDIYGELGALHASLNNRENVRIVLRDLEHPDAEYESWAVPAIYDHTAYGDFVKLTRGESVDRAPLFEDGYKNQWVLEQILQSWKENGRLVEV; from the coding sequence ATGAGTACCTCCATCTCCCCAACCAAACCCATTCATATGGGTGTCATCGGCCTGGGCCTTATCGCTGAATATCACATTAGATCCCTGCAAACCATCTCGGGGGTTTCTATTGTGGCCATTAGTGATGTGAACCCCAATCGCCTTCAACTGCTGGGTAAGCAATTGCAACTGCCTGCTTCCAAGCAATATCCCCATTATGAAGCCTTAATCCGTGACCCGGAGGTGGATGCGATTCTGTCGCTGACACCCAACGATGTGCATTTTGACATTATTCGTATTGCTCTGGAAGAACACAAAGCCGTACTGGCGGAAAAACCGTTGACACTCACGTGGAAGGAAGCGGATCAGTTGAAAAAGCTGTATACAGCGAACCCGGTGCCTTTTCTGGTTCATTATAAGCATCGTTACGGCGCTGCTTTCCAATATGCCAAGCAATTGCTGGATGAACACAAGCTGGGCAACATCTATAACATTCAATTTCGGTATCTGATGGATGCATTCTCACCATATCGTCAACATCCGTATACATGGCGCCATAATTTAGCGAAGGCAGGCTCCGGAGTCGTGGGCGATACAGCCTCGCATATTATTGACCTGGCCCGTTTTCTGGTGGGTGAATTTAAAAGCGTCGCGGCGCTGCTACATACGATTACACCCGAGCGGCCTGATCCGGTCACAGGTCTGCCTGTAAAAGTAGATGTGGAAGACTTCGCTGCTTTCCATGGAATCATAGGGGATAATACCGTCGGCACGTTCATCACCCACAAAAATGCCATTGGCAAACGCCACGATATCGAAGTTGATATCTATGGCGAGCTCGGTGCGCTGCACGCCAGTCTCAACAACCGGGAAAATGTCCGCATTGTGCTGCGAGATTTGGAGCACCCGGATGCCGAATACGAGTCTTGGGCTGTCCCTGCAATCTATGATCATACGGCCTATGGAGACTTTGTTAAGCTGACAAGGGGAGAGTCCGTGGATCGTGCCCCATTGTTCGAGGACGGCTACAAAAACCAGTGGGTCCTCGAACAAATACTGCAATCCTGGAAAGAGAACGGACGTTTAGTGGAAGTGTAG
- a CDS encoding NUDIX domain-containing protein: MKYCYECGTKLIVKECEGEGPIPYCNTCQVFRFPIFSTAISTAVINRQRNKVLLIQQYNIKDFILLAGYVNKGESAEQTLVREVMEEVGLQVDEYTYMRSEYFERTHTLMLNFVSIVNDDKLDALSAEVDQARWFTLEEAKQVILKNSLAESFLLTIIQQIEAGFI, from the coding sequence ATGAAGTATTGCTATGAATGTGGAACAAAACTAATCGTGAAGGAGTGTGAAGGCGAAGGCCCTATTCCCTATTGCAATACATGTCAGGTCTTTCGGTTCCCGATATTCAGCACTGCAATTAGCACCGCTGTAATCAATCGGCAGAGAAATAAAGTGTTGCTCATACAGCAGTACAATATCAAGGATTTTATTTTGCTGGCTGGTTATGTGAACAAGGGGGAATCCGCCGAGCAGACATTGGTGCGCGAGGTTATGGAAGAAGTGGGATTGCAAGTGGATGAGTATACATATATGCGCAGCGAGTATTTTGAACGAACCCACACACTGATGCTGAATTTTGTATCCATTGTGAACGATGACAAACTGGATGCTCTCAGTGCAGAGGTAGACCAAGCACGTTGGTTTACGCTGGAGGAAGCCAAGCAGGTTATTTTGAAAAACAGCTTGGCTGAATCCTTCCTGCTGACCATTATTCAACAGATCGAAGCAGGATTCATTTGA
- a CDS encoding DHA2 family efflux MFS transporter permease subunit, whose amino-acid sequence MSSTATAAATYQENSEIQKKRWMILIVLNLFTFMSTLDGSIVNIALPVLSRTLNLPVAQIEWVTTAYLMAICTAILFFGKLGDIVGKIKIFKIGTIVFILGSLLCGLSHSLPMLLISRIIQALGASMTMANSQGIVTDIFPSTERGKALGLIGTFVSLGSIAGPSLGGIIVSSLGWQYIFWVNVPIGLVAVFLGWKLLPKDLIKVKDKIDVPGSLVFAVFILTLFAGLLLGQQVGYGDSRIIALLVIAVIAFAVFLRVEIRRPQPLLQLALFKNPLFSLSILCAFLVFAANFCFNIISPFYAQNMLNLSPFYAGFLLMLFPISMVIVAPLSGALSDKIGSELLTFAGLVVMVVAQIGLARLHAGSPVPFVGLWIAMLGIGSGLFQSPNNSLIMSKVPRTQLGSAGSVNSLVRNVGMVVGITLATSILFYIMSKEAGYRVTGLVPGHPEIFLSGMHVVFMTSASICLVAALLTGWRLIGSRRAKVQKEKQ is encoded by the coding sequence ATGAGTTCAACCGCTACAGCTGCCGCAACGTATCAGGAAAATAGCGAAATCCAGAAGAAACGTTGGATGATTTTGATTGTATTGAATCTGTTTACGTTTATGTCCACGCTGGATGGAAGCATCGTCAATATTGCTCTACCCGTGTTGTCCCGCACGCTAAATTTACCCGTAGCACAGATTGAATGGGTCACAACAGCCTATTTGATGGCTATATGTACAGCCATTTTATTTTTTGGCAAGCTTGGAGATATTGTAGGCAAAATTAAAATATTCAAGATCGGCACGATCGTGTTCATCCTTGGCTCACTGCTGTGCGGTCTCAGTCATTCGTTGCCCATGCTGCTGATCTCCCGAATCATTCAGGCGCTCGGAGCATCCATGACCATGGCCAACAGCCAGGGAATCGTCACGGATATCTTCCCTTCCACTGAACGAGGCAAGGCACTCGGCCTAATCGGAACCTTCGTTTCCCTCGGCAGTATCGCGGGACCCAGCTTGGGTGGTATTATCGTCTCTTCGCTAGGCTGGCAATATATCTTCTGGGTCAATGTACCGATTGGTCTGGTGGCCGTTTTTCTCGGCTGGAAGCTGCTGCCAAAGGATCTGATCAAGGTGAAAGACAAGATCGACGTTCCCGGCAGTCTGGTGTTTGCGGTTTTTATCCTCACTTTGTTCGCCGGATTACTACTGGGACAACAGGTCGGATATGGGGACAGCCGCATCATTGCTTTGCTGGTAATTGCCGTGATTGCTTTTGCGGTATTCCTTCGGGTGGAAATTCGCCGTCCACAGCCGTTGTTGCAGCTCGCTTTATTCAAGAATCCGTTGTTCTCGCTCAGTATTCTGTGCGCTTTTCTCGTATTCGCCGCTAACTTCTGCTTTAATATCATTTCGCCTTTCTATGCGCAGAATATGCTGAACTTGTCGCCTTTTTATGCAGGGTTCCTGCTGATGCTGTTTCCAATCTCCATGGTTATCGTTGCCCCTCTCAGCGGTGCGCTTTCAGATAAAATCGGGTCTGAACTGCTCACCTTTGCCGGACTGGTAGTCATGGTAGTCGCCCAGATTGGCTTGGCTCGTCTCCATGCAGGCAGTCCCGTTCCGTTCGTGGGTCTTTGGATCGCTATGCTGGGTATCGGCAGTGGTTTATTCCAATCGCCGAACAATTCGCTAATCATGTCCAAGGTGCCCCGCACGCAGCTCGGCTCAGCCGGGAGTGTCAATTCACTGGTCCGCAACGTCGGCATGGTGGTGGGGATTACCTTAGCCACGTCGATCCTGTTTTATATCATGAGCAAAGAGGCTGGCTATCGAGTCACCGGGTTGGTTCCGGGTCACCCGGAAATTTTTCTATCAGGAATGCATGTGGTCTTTATGACTTCCGCGTCCATTTGTCTGGTGGCGGCACTGCTGACAGGCTGGCGGCTGATCGGGTCCAGACGGGCAAAGGTACAGAAGGAAAAGCAATAA
- a CDS encoding MarR family transcriptional regulator — protein MRKKPIGKLISHLYRRNQKILSKKLAPYGIGSGGQHSFLKLILRRPGITQEQLTNELKFDKATTARSVKQLEESGYIERETDPNDRRSHLLFPTAKALEFYPVLQGILDEFNADLVHNLSDEEEDLLISLLQKISIDPGE, from the coding sequence ATGAGAAAAAAACCGATTGGAAAGCTGATTTCCCACCTGTACCGGCGAAATCAAAAAATACTGTCCAAAAAACTGGCTCCTTATGGGATCGGCAGCGGGGGCCAACACAGCTTTTTAAAGCTTATTTTGCGGCGTCCGGGCATTACACAGGAACAGTTGACGAATGAACTCAAATTTGACAAAGCAACCACTGCGCGTTCTGTGAAACAATTGGAGGAATCGGGTTACATTGAGCGAGAAACGGACCCGAATGATCGTCGCTCCCATCTTTTGTTCCCAACGGCCAAGGCATTAGAATTTTATCCTGTCCTGCAAGGAATCTTGGATGAGTTCAATGCTGATCTTGTACATAATTTATCTGATGAGGAAGAAGACCTGCTTATCTCCCTGCTGCAAAAGATTAGTATAGACCCTGGTGAATAA
- a CDS encoding glycosyltransferase, producing MAIRYSIVIPTYNRAQQLLLTLTSFETQTYSKHLFEVIVADDGSTDGTKEMVEGFKASYSLIYVSHPEQRGRSAVRNLGLRRAKGLYIIFCDADFLVLPDFIRIVSRYHRKYPKSVLSGFPHSWDDAYTHYYPDFSPAEKEHFRNTLTQSNLWSADFEAANEIIPLITPEDILHQTDALSKVMIPSRVPPNVKKQFVKTDVASWTLLVTRCVSIRRSHLARIGGFNERFVLYGLEDWDLGYRLHRLKIPFYCIKEVVGYHQEHPTHLRGNVLNTENLKIMFKTYGFNDSSLNLFALVHPSLDLETYKNTLRVLRSGSRSKQTRSSALLLRRTLRMAAKQFYYQNHTHAYKKSLRWIKKKAKSGKSRVAHVLRDMVLKSEKLVE from the coding sequence TTGGCTATCCGCTACAGCATCGTCATTCCAACCTATAATCGAGCCCAGCAGCTGTTGCTCACGCTCACTTCATTTGAAACACAAACCTATTCGAAGCATCTATTCGAAGTGATTGTAGCTGATGACGGTTCTACAGATGGAACGAAAGAAATGGTCGAAGGCTTCAAAGCATCCTATTCTCTTATCTATGTGTCCCATCCAGAACAACGCGGTCGATCTGCCGTTCGAAATTTGGGACTGCGCCGTGCCAAAGGGCTATACATCATTTTCTGCGACGCTGATTTTTTGGTGTTACCTGATTTTATTAGAATCGTGAGCCGTTATCACCGTAAATATCCCAAATCCGTGCTTTCAGGCTTCCCTCACTCGTGGGATGATGCTTATACCCATTATTACCCTGACTTTTCCCCTGCGGAAAAAGAACATTTTCGTAATACACTTACACAATCCAACCTATGGAGTGCGGACTTTGAAGCAGCGAATGAAATTATTCCGTTAATAACGCCAGAAGATATCCTTCATCAAACGGATGCATTGTCCAAGGTTATGATCCCTTCCAGAGTTCCCCCAAATGTCAAAAAGCAATTTGTCAAAACGGATGTAGCTTCTTGGACGTTATTAGTTACACGTTGTGTATCCATCAGACGCAGCCATTTGGCTCGTATTGGAGGTTTCAATGAACGGTTTGTACTCTATGGACTCGAAGACTGGGATCTTGGCTACAGGCTGCATCGATTGAAAATCCCTTTTTATTGCATCAAAGAGGTAGTCGGATATCACCAGGAGCATCCAACCCACCTCAGAGGAAACGTTTTAAATACGGAAAATCTGAAAATTATGTTTAAAACCTACGGATTTAATGACTCCTCGTTAAATTTATTCGCCCTTGTACATCCATCCCTGGATTTGGAGACTTACAAAAATACGTTGCGGGTACTGCGCAGTGGAAGCCGATCCAAGCAAACACGTTCGTCAGCGCTGTTGTTGAGGAGAACACTGCGAATGGCAGCCAAGCAGTTCTATTATCAAAACCATACTCATGCATACAAAAAATCATTGCGATGGATAAAAAAGAAAGCAAAGAGTGGGAAAAGTCGAGTCGCTCACGTGTTACGAGACATGGTGCTGAAGTCTGAAAAGCTGGTAGAGTAG
- a CDS encoding DUF3995 domain-containing protein, which yields MLELLTWAVGGILLVLSGMHVYWVFGGKIGINAAIPSTGTDRLFEPSKIGTAIVAILLALAAWFILELGGVTQFLLFNSFYSYGAGLLSCLFILRSIGDFKWVGFFKRKKGTVFAKWDSVLYSPLCFLLGTAILMIMFLRTE from the coding sequence ATGTTGGAGTTACTTACATGGGCAGTTGGCGGAATTCTTTTGGTACTGAGCGGCATGCATGTATATTGGGTATTCGGTGGAAAAATTGGCATTAACGCAGCGATTCCAAGCACAGGAACAGATAGGCTCTTTGAGCCCTCCAAAATAGGTACAGCGATTGTAGCCATTTTACTAGCTTTAGCCGCTTGGTTCATCTTGGAACTAGGGGGAGTTACACAATTCCTGCTTTTCAACTCCTTCTATTCCTACGGAGCAGGCTTGTTATCGTGTTTATTTATTTTACGTTCTATAGGTGATTTCAAATGGGTAGGGTTCTTCAAGAGAAAGAAAGGAACCGTTTTTGCAAAATGGGACAGTGTGCTCTATTCCCCCCTTTGTTTCCTTTTGGGAACAGCCATTTTAATGATTATGTTCTTGCGTACGGAGTAA
- a CDS encoding TetR/AcrR family transcriptional regulator, which produces MPKIIVTEEQWIQKGIERFEQGGIEQLVIEKMAVSLGCSKSSFYWYFDNRSSYIRQIVETWKEQTTQRVIAASIIHATADERIRDLLTRMFGTTKRGDFLFYLRKLSLRDDTYRSILDEVEQMRTEFMKQLLIQQGMQPEKAFQRSWMLYHYYLGWYERHKQETLSDEAIQQHIHMIWTEWISI; this is translated from the coding sequence ATGCCTAAAATCATTGTCACAGAAGAACAATGGATTCAGAAAGGAATTGAACGGTTTGAACAGGGCGGCATCGAGCAGCTCGTTATCGAAAAAATGGCCGTTTCCTTAGGATGCAGCAAGAGCAGTTTTTATTGGTATTTTGACAATCGCAGCAGCTATATTAGACAGATTGTTGAGACGTGGAAGGAACAGACAACACAGCGGGTTATTGCAGCGTCCATCATCCATGCTACCGCAGATGAGCGGATCAGAGACTTGCTGACCCGGATGTTCGGTACGACGAAACGGGGAGACTTCCTGTTTTATCTACGGAAACTGTCTTTGAGAGATGACACGTATCGCTCCATTCTGGATGAAGTGGAACAGATGAGAACGGAGTTTATGAAGCAGTTATTAATACAGCAGGGAATGCAGCCAGAGAAAGCCTTCCAGAGATCATGGATGTTGTACCATTATTACTTAGGGTGGTATGAGCGGCACAAACAAGAGACGTTAAGTGATGAAGCCATTCAGCAACATATTCACATGATTTGGACGGAGTGGATTTCAATTTAA
- the thrS gene encoding threonine--tRNA ligase, with translation MSIQVKLPDGAVREYEQGVTIADVAGSISSGLKKNAVAGKVNGKAVDLNTVLEQDSNLEIITLDGADGLEIYRHSTAHLLAQALKRIYGEKKVKLGIGPVIDSGFYYDIDIENPLSVDDLAKIEKEMTKIAQENLPITRRVVSREEATRIFGELEDPLKLELIRDLPEDAEITIYDQGEFFDLCRGPHLPSTGRIKAFKLLSVAGAYWRGDSNNKMLQRIYGTAFPKKAQLDEHLHLLEEAKKRDHRKLGKELELFMFSEEAPGMPFYLPKGMVVRTALEDYSREIQRLHGYEEVRTPLMMNNRLWEQSGHYEHYKENMYFSEVDETTFALKPMNCPGHMLVFKNELHSYRDLPIRISEFGQVHRHELSGALNGMMRVRTFCQDDAHIFVTPGQIEQEITDVIKLINEMYSVFGFDFTVELSTRPDDFMGEPALWDQAEQALQNVLDHLGINYRINAGDGAFYGPKIDFHILDALKRSWQCGTIQLDFQMPEKFDLTYVGEDNQKHRPVVIHRAIYGSIDRFMGILTEHFTGAFPLWLAPVHAKLLPVSENYIETAHEVQEALLQAGLRVEVDTRNEKLGYKIREAQLEKVPYMFVIGENEKTSGTVAVRKRGEGDLGSLSIADIVEKISTEIREKQ, from the coding sequence GTGAGTATTCAAGTAAAATTGCCAGATGGAGCCGTACGCGAGTACGAGCAGGGCGTAACCATTGCCGACGTGGCGGGTTCGATCAGCTCCGGTCTGAAAAAGAACGCAGTCGCAGGTAAAGTGAATGGGAAGGCTGTGGATCTGAACACCGTTTTGGAGCAGGATAGCAATCTGGAAATTATTACACTGGACGGTGCGGACGGTCTGGAAATTTATCGTCACAGCACAGCGCATTTGCTGGCACAAGCCCTCAAACGCATTTACGGTGAAAAGAAAGTGAAGCTGGGTATTGGTCCGGTCATTGACAGCGGCTTCTACTATGACATTGATATCGAAAACCCGTTGTCCGTTGACGATCTGGCGAAGATCGAGAAGGAAATGACGAAGATCGCACAGGAAAATCTGCCAATTACACGTCGTGTGGTCAGCCGTGAGGAAGCAACTCGTATTTTTGGAGAGCTGGAAGATCCATTGAAGCTGGAACTGATTCGTGATTTGCCGGAGGATGCGGAAATTACGATCTATGATCAGGGCGAATTTTTTGACCTGTGTCGCGGGCCGCATTTGCCATCTACAGGCCGCATTAAAGCTTTTAAACTGCTTAGTGTAGCAGGCGCATACTGGAGAGGCGATTCCAACAACAAGATGCTGCAACGTATCTACGGAACCGCATTCCCGAAAAAAGCACAACTGGATGAGCACTTGCACCTGCTGGAGGAAGCGAAGAAACGCGACCATCGCAAGCTGGGTAAAGAGCTGGAGCTGTTCATGTTCTCCGAAGAAGCACCAGGTATGCCATTCTACCTGCCTAAAGGTATGGTTGTTCGTACTGCACTGGAGGATTACTCCCGTGAAATACAACGTCTGCATGGCTATGAGGAAGTACGCACACCGCTGATGATGAACAACCGTCTGTGGGAACAATCAGGACACTATGAGCATTACAAGGAAAACATGTACTTCTCCGAAGTAGATGAAACTACATTTGCTCTGAAACCGATGAACTGCCCGGGGCATATGCTCGTGTTTAAAAATGAGCTTCATTCTTACCGCGATCTGCCGATTCGGATTTCCGAATTTGGACAAGTGCATCGCCATGAGCTGTCCGGTGCGTTGAACGGTATGATGCGTGTTCGTACATTCTGTCAGGATGATGCGCATATTTTTGTTACTCCGGGTCAGATTGAACAAGAGATTACGGACGTAATCAAGCTGATTAACGAAATGTATAGTGTGTTTGGTTTTGACTTCACAGTGGAGTTGTCCACACGTCCGGATGACTTTATGGGCGAGCCAGCGCTGTGGGATCAAGCGGAACAAGCTCTGCAAAACGTGCTGGATCACCTGGGCATCAACTACCGTATTAATGCGGGAGATGGAGCATTTTACGGTCCGAAAATTGACTTTCACATTCTCGATGCGCTCAAACGCAGCTGGCAGTGCGGAACGATCCAATTGGACTTCCAAATGCCTGAGAAGTTCGACCTCACCTATGTGGGCGAGGACAACCAGAAGCACCGTCCAGTCGTTATTCACCGTGCCATCTACGGTTCGATTGACCGCTTTATGGGTATCCTGACTGAGCATTTTACAGGTGCATTCCCATTGTGGCTGGCTCCTGTTCATGCGAAGCTGTTGCCTGTATCCGAGAACTATATCGAGACTGCCCATGAGGTGCAGGAAGCGCTGCTGCAAGCGGGTCTGCGTGTCGAAGTGGATACTCGTAATGAGAAGCTTGGTTATAAAATCCGCGAGGCACAATTGGAGAAGGTTCCATATATGTTCGTCATCGGGGAAAATGAAAAGACATCCGGTACTGTAGCGGTTCGCAAACGGGGCGAAGGCGATCTGGGATCGCTCAGCATTGCGGACATTGTTGAGAAAATCAGCACAGAAATCCGCGAGAAGCAGTAA